Genomic segment of Deltaproteobacteria bacterium:
CGGACATCGCCATGCTCTTGGGGTTCAGGTCCCTGAAGAAAAAGGGCGGCACCTGTATCCTCGTTATGAATGCACCCAAGGGACAGATGCCCCACTATCTCATGAGGTCCTTTGGGAAGTTTACCGGCGGCAGACAGTGGGTTACCCGGAGCCGTCTGCCAGAGGAGACCGAACTGATCGTTCTGTCGGAATACAAAGACATGACGAGTTTTGATTCCTTCGACAGTGAAGAGCGAATCCTGTGGATGAAAAGGTGGGAAAACGTACTGGAGCACCTGAAAGCAAAGCACAAGGGCAAAGTGAACGTGGGCGTATACCCTGACGGGACAATCCAATACGTGTGAACTTCGTACCCAACACCCTTTCTTGGGAGAGAGGGAATGGTTTACGATAGAGAACATCCAAGAATCGAACAGTTCAGGTCCAAAAGATTGCTCCTTAGACAGATAGTGGAAGAGGACGTGACTCAGGCCTATGTGGCCTGGCTCAACGATCCGGAAGTAAATCGGTTCCTGGAGGTCAGGTTTTCCCCTCAGTCCAGGGAGAGTGTCGTTGAGTATGTAAAGAAATGCCTGGCCCCGAAGAGCAGGACCCTCCATCTTGGTGTATTTGACCAGGAAGGAAGTCGCCTAGTAGGCACTGTGACCTTTCACAACATGGATGAACATCATCGGTCTGCAAGCATTTCATTTGTGATCGGTCATCCGGAGGCGAGGGGGAAAGGATATGGATCGGAAGCTGTCCATGCAGCTACCCACTATATGTTTAGAGCTAGAGGGTTCGTCAAGCTCTGGGGAGGTTACTACGAAGGTCACGCGGCAAGCGAAAGGGTCTTCTTGAAGAACGGCTATCAGATCGAGGGGAAGCTTGTCAACTTCAAAGGAGACCGAGTTGATCATATACTCATGGGGCTCCTTGCGGAAGATTTCAAACCGGATCCCAAAATCCTGAGAGAGACCGAGGAGAGATGAGGTAGAGATGTCATGTGTGTAATTGGAGCAATCATAAACCTTTCTATGCACAGGGTCTTAAGTTATTGTATATAATCGTTTTAAGGTTTCGTTGAGTTAGTGAAATGAAGGAACAGGATGGAGTAATGAGAGCCGGTCAAACCAAGAAAATCATGCTTGTAAGATCCACGGGCTTTCCCCAGAAATGGGTGCAGGAGATGGAAGCGGCCTTCCCTTACGCCCAGTTCGTCGTGGCCGATGACAACGCGGAATCGATATATTCGCAAGCAGAAGGAGTCCATGCCCTCATCGGATGCCCGAGGTCCATTTTTACCCCCGAACTTTTGGTCCGAATCGGTGAAAGCCTGGAATGGGTACATGCGGGAGGGGCGGGTATCGAAGAGTTCCTTTATCCTGAATTTGTGCACCATAGGGCGGCCTTCACCAACGGAAAGATTATCCAGGGACCCGAGGTTTCCGATCATGCCATGGCGCTTCTGCTATCCCTCACAAGGAACATCCATCTCGTGCTTCGAGGAAAAGCACCTAGATCTATGCCCCGGCCCGTTGAGCTCAGGAAGAAGACGGCTTTGGTCTTCGGATCCGGCGGCATCGGGTTGCTTCTGGCAGAGAAATTGAAGGCCTTCGGTATGTACGTGATCGCTGTGGATGATGACTATCTGCCAATGGCAAGCTTCATTGATGAGATCCATCTTACGGAGCACTTCCTAAAACAGCTTCCTCGGGCGGACGTGGTGATTTGTTGCTGTCCGAATACGGAACGATCCCGATTCACATTCAACGAGGT
This window contains:
- a CDS encoding GNAT family N-acetyltransferase: MVYDREHPRIEQFRSKRLLLRQIVEEDVTQAYVAWLNDPEVNRFLEVRFSPQSRESVVEYVKKCLAPKSRTLHLGVFDQEGSRLVGTVTFHNMDEHHRSASISFVIGHPEARGKGYGSEAVHAATHYMFRARGFVKLWGGYYEGHAASERVFLKNGYQIEGKLVNFKGDRVDHILMGLLAEDFKPDPKILRETEER
- a CDS encoding D-2-hydroxyacid dehydrogenase, with the protein product MRAGQTKKIMLVRSTGFPQKWVQEMEAAFPYAQFVVADDNAESIYSQAEGVHALIGCPRSIFTPELLVRIGESLEWVHAGGAGIEEFLYPEFVHHRAAFTNGKIIQGPEVSDHAMALLLSLTRNIHLVLRGKAPRSMPRPVELRKKTALVFGSGGIGLLLAEKLKAFGMYVIAVDDDYLPMASFIDEIHLTEHFLKQLPRADVVICCCPNTERSRFTFNEVAFKAMRQDAFFVNVSRGMLVKTDDLVKVLKEGRLRGVGLDVTEPEPLPEDHPLRSMDHVVITPHIAGPSDHNRRRGFDLIRANIERFLAGMPLLNIVDKKRGY